The proteins below are encoded in one region of Meriones unguiculatus strain TT.TT164.6M chromosome 18, Bangor_MerUng_6.1, whole genome shotgun sequence:
- the LOC110560924 gene encoding fumarylacetoacetate hydrolase domain-containing protein 2A isoform X2, which yields MLGSGRRKLFSALLQIQKRPNQPSRDMRLVQFQAPHLEEPHLGLESGIGGGVVDLNTFDPTLPKTMMQFLEQGETTLSVARRALATQLPVLPRSQVTFLAPVTRPDKVVCVGLNYADHCKEQNVRVPKEPIIFSKFSSSIVGPYDEIILPPESEEVDWEVELAVVIGKQGKHIKAADAMAHVAGFTVAHDVSARDWQMKRNGKQWLLGKTFDTFCPLGPALVTRDSLADPHNLKISCRVNGEMVQNSNTNQMVFKTEELIAWVSQRVMKSSVRLKNLVSSSTRWFDGIPVNTELETR from the exons ATGCTGGGCTCTGGCAGGAGGAAGTTGTTCTCAGCTCTGCTGCAGATTCAGAAGAGGCCCAATCAACCCTCGAGAGACATGAGACTGGTACAGTTCCAAGCGCCCCACCTAGAAGAGCCTCACCTGGGCCTGGAGTCAGGGATTGGTGGAGGAGTTGTGGACCTAAACACCTTTGACCCCACACTCCCCAAGACAATGATGCAGTTCCTGGAGCAGGGAGAAACCACCCTCTCAGTGGCAAGAAG agccctggctacCCAGTTGCCAGTCCTCCCTCGGTCACAGGTGACCTTCTTGGCCCCTGTCACCCGGCCAGACAAGGTGGTGTGTGTGGGCCTGAATTATGCAGACCACTGCAAAGAACAGAATGTGCGGGTGCCCAAGGAGCCCATCATCTTCAGCAAGTTCTCCAGCTCTATTGTGGGGCCCTATGATGAGATCATCCTCCCGCCAGAGAGTGAG GAAGTGGACTGGGAGGTGGAACTGGCCGTGGTGATTGGAAAGCAAGGCAAACACATCAAG GCCGCAGATGCCATGGCTCACGTGGCTGGCTTTACTGTGGCTCATGATGTGAGTGCTCGGGACTGGCAGATGAAGCGCAATGGAAAGCAGTGGCTACTGGGGAAGACCTTTGACACTTTCTGCCCTCTGGGCCCCGCCCTGGTTACCAGGGACAGCTTAGCAG ATCCACACAATTTAAAGATCTCCTGTCGAGTGAATGGGGAGATGGTCCAGAACAGCAACACCAACCAGATGGTGTTCAAGACTGAAGAGCTGATAGCCTGGGTTTCCCA AAGGGTGATGAAGTCCAGTGTGAGATTGAAGAACTTGGTGTCATCGTCAACAAGGTGGTTTGATGGCATCCCTGTAAATACTGAACTTGAGACAAGGTGA
- the LOC110560924 gene encoding fumarylacetoacetate hydrolase domain-containing protein 2A isoform X1, producing MLGSGRRKLFSALLQIQKRPNQPSRDMRLVQFQAPHLEEPHLGLESGIGGGVVDLNTFDPTLPKTMMQFLEQGETTLSVARRALATQLPVLPRSQVTFLAPVTRPDKVVCVGLNYADHCKEQNVRVPKEPIIFSKFSSSIVGPYDEIILPPESEEVDWEVELAVVIGKQGKHIKAADAMAHVAGFTVAHDVSARDWQMKRNGKQWLLGKTFDTFCPLGPALVTRDSLADPHNLKISCRVNGEMVQNSNTNQMVFKTEELIAWVSQFVTLYPGDIILTGTPPGVGVFRKPPVFLNKGDEVQCEIEELGVIVNKVV from the exons ATGCTGGGCTCTGGCAGGAGGAAGTTGTTCTCAGCTCTGCTGCAGATTCAGAAGAGGCCCAATCAACCCTCGAGAGACATGAGACTGGTACAGTTCCAAGCGCCCCACCTAGAAGAGCCTCACCTGGGCCTGGAGTCAGGGATTGGTGGAGGAGTTGTGGACCTAAACACCTTTGACCCCACACTCCCCAAGACAATGATGCAGTTCCTGGAGCAGGGAGAAACCACCCTCTCAGTGGCAAGAAG agccctggctacCCAGTTGCCAGTCCTCCCTCGGTCACAGGTGACCTTCTTGGCCCCTGTCACCCGGCCAGACAAGGTGGTGTGTGTGGGCCTGAATTATGCAGACCACTGCAAAGAACAGAATGTGCGGGTGCCCAAGGAGCCCATCATCTTCAGCAAGTTCTCCAGCTCTATTGTGGGGCCCTATGATGAGATCATCCTCCCGCCAGAGAGTGAG GAAGTGGACTGGGAGGTGGAACTGGCCGTGGTGATTGGAAAGCAAGGCAAACACATCAAG GCCGCAGATGCCATGGCTCACGTGGCTGGCTTTACTGTGGCTCATGATGTGAGTGCTCGGGACTGGCAGATGAAGCGCAATGGAAAGCAGTGGCTACTGGGGAAGACCTTTGACACTTTCTGCCCTCTGGGCCCCGCCCTGGTTACCAGGGACAGCTTAGCAG ATCCACACAATTTAAAGATCTCCTGTCGAGTGAATGGGGAGATGGTCCAGAACAGCAACACCAACCAGATGGTGTTCAAGACTGAAGAGCTGATAGCCTGGGTTTCCCA GTTTGTCACTCTTTACCCAGGGGACATCATCCTGACTGGGACTCCTCCAGGTGTTGGTGTGTTTAGGAAGCCTCCAGTTTTTCTCAAT AAGGGTGATGAAGTCCAGTGTGAGATTGAAGAACTTGGTGTCATCGTCAACAAGGTGGTTTGA
- the Gpat2 gene encoding glycerol-3-phosphate acyltransferase 2, mitochondrial gives MDTTVKSSAQTQERSNHNGQETSLWSSGLGMKMEAIIPFLGKYRPFMGRCCQTCTPKSWESLFHRSIMDLGFCNVILVKEENTRFRGWLVRRLCYFLWSLEQHIPTSSDASQKIMENTGVQNLLSGRIPGGAGEGQTPDLVKKEVQRILGHIQSTPRPFLLRLCSWALLWFLNRLFLNVQLHKGQMKMVHKAVQEGSPLVFLSTHKSLLDGFLLPFVLFSQGLGVVRVALDPSTCSPALRALLRTLGGLFLPPEANLSLDSSEGILARTVLRAAVEQLLASGQSLLIFLEEPPGYPGPRLSALGQAWLGLVVQAVQAGIIPDATLVPVAIAYDLVPDVPWNMNHDLAPLGLWTGALAVFRRLCNCWGCNRRVCVRVHLAQPFSLQEYTINARSCWGSRQTLEHLLQPIVLGECSVVPDTEKEQEWTPPSGLLLALKEEDQLLVRRLSRHVLSASVASSAVMSTAIMATLLLLKHQKGVLLSQLLGEFSWLTEETLLRGFDVGFSGQLRCLAQHTLSLLRAHVVLLRVHQGDLVVVPRPDPGLTHLARLSMELLPTFLSEAVGACAVRGLLAGRVPPEGPWELQGIELLSQNELYRQILLLLHLLPQDLLLPQPCQSSYCYCQEVLDRLIQCGLLVAEETPGSRPVCDTGRQHLSAKLLWKPSGDFTDSESDDFEEPGGRCFRLSQQSRCPDFFLFLCRLLSPILKAFAQAATFLHVGQLPDSEVGYSEQLFQFLQACAQEEGLFECADPNLAISAIWTFKDLGVLQQMPSPTGPQLHLSPTFASRDNQDKLEQFIRQFICS, from the exons ATGGACACTACGGTGAAATCCAGTGCCCAAACCCAGGAGAGGAGTAACCACAATGGTCAGGAG ACCAGCCTTTGGTCCTCAGGCCTTGGGATGAAGATGGAGGCCATCATTCCATTCCTGGGGAAGTATCGTCCCTTTATGGGTCGCTGCTGCCAGACCTGTACTCCTAAGAGCTGG GAGTCCCTCTTCCACAGAAGCATAATGGATCTGGGCTTCTGCAATGTGATCCTTGTGAAGGAGGAGAACACCAG GTTTCGGGGCTGGCTGGTTCGCAGGCTCTGCTATTTCCTGTGGTCCTTGGAGCAGCACATACCCACCAGCTCTGATGCCTCCCAAAAGATCATGGAAAACACTGG GGTACAGAACCTCCTCTCAGGGAGGATTccaggaggggctggagaaggCCAGACGCCTGACTTAGTGAAGAAAGAAGTACAGCGCATCCTGGGCCACATACAGTCTACACCCCGCCCCTTCTTGCTCAG GCTGTGCAGCTGGGCACTGCTGTGGTTCCTGAACCGCCTCTTTCTGAATGTGCAACTTCACAAGGGACAGATGAAGATGGTCCATAAGGCTGTCCAGGAG GGCTCGCCGCTTGTCTTCCTTTCTACACACAAGTCTCTCTTGGATGGTTTCCTGCTGCCTTTTGTACTGTTTTCCCAAGGCCTTGGTGTGGTCCGTGTGGCTTTGGAccccagcacctgctcccctgCTCTCAG AGCTCTACTGAGGACACTTGGGGGACTTTTCCTGCCTCCGGAGGCCAACCTCTCTTTGGACAGCTCAGAGGGCATCCTTGCCAGGACTGTGCTCCGTGCA GCTGTGGAGCAGCTGCTAGCCAGTGGGCAGTCTCTGCTCATCTTCCTGGAAGAGCCCCCTGGGTATCCAGGGCCCAGGCTTTCAGCCCTGGGCCAGGCCTGGCTAGGACTGGTGGTCCAAGCGGTCCAGGCAGGCATCATCCCAGACGCCACACTGGTACCAGTTGCCATTGCCTATGACCTGGTTCCAGATGTACCATGGAACATGAACCAT GACTTGGCTCCTCTGGGGTTATGGACaggagccttggctgtctttcGGAGACTGTGCAACTGCTGGGGCTGCAACCGCAGAGTCTGTGTCCGGGTGCACCTTGCCCAGCCGTTTTCCCTCCAG GAGTACACCATCAATGCGAGAAGCTGCTGGGGGAGCAGGCAGACCCTGGAACATTTGTTGCAGCCCATTGTGCTAGGTGAATG TAGTGTTGTTCCAGACACTGAGAAGGAGCAAGAGTGGACCCCACCAAGTGGTCTCCTCCTGGCCCTCAAAGAAGAAGACCAGCTCCTGGTCAGAAGACTGAGCCGGCATGTCCTGAGTG CCAGCGTGGCCAGCTCAGCAGTGATGAGCACAGCCATCATGGCAACACTGCTGCTCTTGAAGCACCAAAAG GGTGTgctcctgtcccagctcttggggGAGTTCTCCTGGCTGACAGAGGAGACCCTACTTCGTGGCTTTGATGTGGGCTTCTCTGGGCAGCTGCGGTGTCTGGCCCAACATACCCTGAGCCTGCTGAGGGCACATGTGGTTCTGCTGCGTGTCCACCAGGGGGACTTGGTGGTGGTGCCACGGCCTGACCCAGGCCTCACACATCTGGCACGCTTGAGTATGGAACTGCTGCCTACCTTCCTGAGCGAAGCTGTGGGCG CCTGTGCAGTGCGGGGGTTGCTGGCGGGCAGAGTTCCACCTGAGGGGCCCTGGGAGCTGCAGGGCATAGAGCTACTGAGTCAGAATGAACTGTACCGCCAGATCCTACTGCTGCTGCACCTGTTACCTCAAGACCTACTGCTGCCCCAG CCCTGTCAGTCTTCCTACTGCTATTGTCAGGAAGTGTTGGACCGACTCATCCAGTGTGGGCTTCTAGTTGCTGAGGAG ACCCCAGGCTCCCGGCCAGTTTGTGACACAGGAAGACAGCATCTGAGTGCAAAGCTGCTGTGGAAACCAAGTGGGGACTTCACTGACAGTGAGAGTGATGACTTTGAGGAGCCAGGAGGCCGGTGCTTCAGG CTTAGCCAGCAGTCTCGTTGCCCtgacttcttcctcttcctctgccgCCTGCTCAGTCCAATACTCAAGGCCTTTGCCCAGGCAGCCACCTTCCTCCACGTGGGGCAGCTGCCCGATTCAG AGGTAGGCTACTCGGAGCAGTTGTTCCAGTTTTTACAGGCCTGTGCCCAGGAGGAAGGGCTCTTTG aGTGTGCAGACCCAAACCTCGCCATCAGTGCTATTTGGACGTTCAAAGACTTGGGG GTACTACAGCAGATGCCCAGCCCTACAGGACCCCAGCTCCACCTGTCCCCTACGTTTGCCAGCCGGGACAACCAGGACAAGCTGGAACAATTTATCCGACAGTTCATCTGCAGTTAA